The window AAGCGATGTCTGTGGCGCGCAACCAGATCGCCACACAGTCCAAGTGACGCCATCGCGCTTTGACCGCTGCCTCGATCTATATCCTACCTTGCGGAAACTACTGCCGATATGGTCATTTTTTGCTGGCAATTGCCCATAGATTTCGGGTTTGGTTCTTTGGATATCAGACGAACAGGCGAAGCTATGGCGGACTACGACTATATCATCATTGGTGCCGGATCTGCGGGTTGCGTGCTGGCCGAACGGCTAAGTGCGTCAGGCCGCCACAAGGTACTTGTTCTTGAGGCCGGCAGGCGCGGTCGATCGCCCTGGATCGCACTGCCGCTGGGCTATGGCAAAACCTATTTTGACCCAGATGTGAACTGGAAATACCAATCCGCTCCGGAAGAGGCGTTGGACAGGCGTGCCGGTTATTGGCCTCGCGGAAAGGTCGTTGGTGGCTCTGGTGCGATAAACGCCTTGGTCTATGCACGCGGCCTGCCGCATGACTTTGACGACTGGGCAGCAGCTGGGGCCACCGGATGGAACTGGTCTGCGGTGCGTGACACCTATGATGCAATGGAAACCCAATTAGGCACCGATGGCAGTCGTACAGGCAGCGGGCGGCTGCACGTGCAGGATGTCTCGGACCAGATCCACAAGGTAAACCGCCACTTCTTTGCGGCGACAGAGGAATTGGGCCTGCCGCGAACGCCAAATATCAATGGCGCGCAGAGCGAAGGCGCTGCCGTTTACAGGATCAATACCAGTGGCGGCAGGCGGATGCATTCCGCGCGTGCCTTCCTGAAACCAGCGCTAAATCGGGCCAATGTAACCCTGTTAACGGGCGCTATGGTCAACCGGATCGTGTTTGAAGGCCGACGTGCCACCGGCGTTGAACTGCGCCACAAAGGCCAAACAGTAACCCTGCGTGCAGGACGTGAGATCATCCTGTCAGCCGGTGCTGTCACCTCTCCGCGTATCTTGCAGCTATCGGGGATCGGGCCTGCACACAGATTGAAGGAACTGGGCATTTCACCTCTGCTGGACGCGCCCCACGTGGGCGGCAATCTGCAAGACCATCTTGGCGTTAACTACTACTTCCGCGCCACTGAGGCGACGCTGAATGATGCGCTGCGGCCGTTTCACGGTAAGGTGATTGCCGCACTGCAATATGCGTTGAAGCGGCGTGGACCTTTGGCCCTATCAGTGAACCAGTGCGGCGGCTATTTCCGGTCGGATACGGCGCTTGCCCGTCCCGACCAGCAGCTTTACTTCAATCCGGTCAGCTACTCTACATCGCCCAGCGATAAACGCAGCGTGGTGCAACCGGACCCGTTCCCCGGCTTTATCATCAGCTTCCAGCCATCGCGGCCCACAAGCCGCGGGCGCATCGACATCAGCGCCAATGATCCGGATGCGCCCCCGCTGATCCGGCCCAATTCGCTGGCCACCGATGAGGACCGTGCACAGGTCATCGCCGGCGGGCAGTTGTGCCAAAGACTGATGAACACCGACGCGCTCAAAAAGCTGGTTCAAAGCGCGATGGAGCCCGATCTGTTCCGCATGACACCAGACGATATATTGGCCGACTTTCGCGCACGCTGCGGCACGGTGTTTCATCCGGTCGGCACCTGCCGGATGGGGGCGGACGCTGCCACATCTGTCGTCAGCCCCCGCTTGTCTGTCCACGGGATCGACGGGCTGAGGGTCGTTGATGCGTCTGTCTTTCCCAACATCACATCCGGCAACACCAATGCGCCGACGATGATGCTCGCGCATCGCGCGTCCGACCTGATCCTGGATGACGCTTCCTAAGCCGCAAAGGACGTGTCCTTTGCCGGGTTACAAAGCCAGATCATCTTTCAGGGCGGCAATGGAGTAATCTTTTTTATCGGCGGTCCGCTTGATCATCCCGCGCTCCATAACCACAAAATTGTCGCCCTGCTGAAAGGCAAAGTCGGCGTTCTGTTCGACCAGCACAATCGCCATCTCACCTTGCGCGCGCAAGTGTTGCAAGGCATCCCCGATCTGCTGGATAACATTGGGCTGGATGCCCTCTGTCGGTTCATCCAACAACAACACACGTGGACGGGTGATCAGTGCCCGCGCGATTGCGAGTTGCTGTTGCTGGCCGCCGGAAAGGTCGCCGCCGCGCCGTGACTTCATTTCTTTCAAGACGGGAAACAGCGCGAATATTGCTTCGGGGATGACGTGATCGGATTTTGGCAGACAGGCAAATCCGGTTTCTAGGTTCTCAAGTACGCTCATCATCGGAAAGACTTCGCGCCCCTGCGGGACATAAGCAATGCCAGCGCGTGCGGCATCCACAGGCGATGCCAGCCTGACCGCGCGCCCCTCTACGCTCACTGTGCCACCTGCCACCGGATGCCGCCCTGCAATGGCCTTCAGCAGGCTGGTTTTGCCCACACCGTTGTTGCCGATCACGGTGGTGATGCGACCCATTGCAGCGGTCATGGAGACATCAAACAGTATCTGGCTTTGCCCGTACTTCAGGTCAAGGTTCTGAACTTCAAGCATCGGCACGCCCCAGATAAACTTCGATCACACGCGGGTTTGAGGTGACGTGATCAAGGCTGCCCTCAGCCAAAACGGAGCCTTCGTGCAGCACGGTCACTTTGCAATTCAGGCGGCGAACGAATTCCATATCGTGTTCCACCACCACCACGGCGCGCGTCTGTGCCGCGCGGCGCAGGATATCTGTCGTCTTTTCACGTTCTTCCACTGTCATACCGGCGGCAGGTTCATCCACCAGCAACAACCGCGGCTCTTGAGCGAGCAACATCCCGATTTCAAGCCATTGCTTTTGACCATGGCTCAATTCACCTGCGCGACGGGTCAGACTATCAGACAAACCGATCTCTTCGGCGACTTCCTCAATCCGTGCGGCATTTCCAGCGGTCTTTTTGTGCATAAGAACCGCAAATGGTCCACGCGGGTTTTTCAATGCCATGGCAAGGTTCTGACGCACCGTCTGTTCTTCGAATACTGTGGGTTTCTGGAACTTGCGGCCAATGCCTTCGCGCGCGATCTGGCTTTCTGACATGCCCAGCAGCGAGATATTACGCTCCCCCCAGATAACGGTGCCTTCGTCCGCCTTGGTCTTACCTGTCACGAGGTCCATGAACGTCGTTTTACCCGCGCCGTTCGGCCCGATGATGGCGCGCAATTCGGCAGGGGCAAAGTTGATTGACAGATTGTTGATGGCGCGGAACCCGTCAAAGCTGACGCTGACGCCCGAGACTTCCAACAGCATACTCATTGCGGCTTCCTCACCAAATAGTCGAACAATCCGCCAATGCCTTTGGGAAAGAACAAAGTGACCGCCACAAAGCTGAAGCCAAGCAGAACCAGCCACCAATCCGTCCACTGGATTGTGTAGAAGCCCAAGTTGATGTTTGGTGCCCCGCCGCCGGTGAACCAGCTTGAGAGAAGCGAAACGAATGCAGCGCCGATCACAGCTCCGTACAACCGCCCGCGTCCGCCGATTGCCACCCAGACGGCAAGATAGATTGATGCAATCGGTGCGATTTCACCGGGATTGATGATGCCCGCTTGCGGATAGTAAAGCGCACCGGCGATGCCGGAGACGACAGCGGTGATGGTAAAGATGAACAGCTTGTAGCTTTCCACGTGGTAGCCAAGAAAGCGCACGCGCGCCTCGTTATCGCGGATGCCTTTGACCACGCTGCCCATCTTGCCCGAGACAACCCAAGCAAAAAATACATAGCCCGCTGCCAGTGCTGCCGCAGACGCAAGGAAGAACACAATCGATATGGCAGCCTGCGGGGTATCCTCAAAGCCGGGAATGTTTTGCAGTCCCGACAGGCCGTTGTTGCCCCGCAGCCCGCTGTCGTTCTGGAAAAGATAAAGCGAAAGCGCCAGCGTCATGGCTTGGGTCAGGATCGACAGATAGACGCCAGTAACGCGGCTCCGGAAGGCCAGCCAGCCAAAGACCAGCGCCAACAGGCCGGGGACCAGAACCACCATGGCAAGTTGCAGAAACAGGCTGTCTGCAAAGCTCCAGATCAGAGGGAACTCCGCGCTGCCGACGACGCCGAAAATCTGGTTGCCGATGGCGTCTGATATTTCTTGGGGCGTGGGCGGAATGGTTTGCGCGGCAAGGTTATCCAGCACGATGCTTTCCGTGCGTGCATACATCAGCCACATGCCAATGGCATACCCGCCGATGCCGAAGAAGGCGAAATGCCCAAGGCTCAGGATGCCGCAATAGCCCCAGACGACATCCATCGCGATCGCGATCAGACACAGGCACAGTGTTTTACCCAAGACCTTGACGAATGAGGTAGAGATCAGGCCGATGCCAGTGACTTCGGACAGCATTGCGACGCAAAGGGTAAAGACCCCGAGTGCTGCCAGAAAGTACATCACACTGGGGTTTTGGGATATAAAAGAGCGGTTCATTGATCCGCCTCCAAAGTCATGGTCATAAAGATCGAATGGGGATCGGTAACGTAGTCGCCGAATGGGTCACATTCAGTGAAGCCGTGCGCGGCATAAAGCCCGCGCGCCGCGCTAAAGGCGGGATGCGCGCCGGTTTCCAACGAAAGCGTTTTGAGCCCCTCTTCGCGGCCGGCAGTCACGATGGTCTGGATGATGGCACGCGCCACGCCCTTGCCTCTGGCAGTGGCGCGCGTGTGCATGGACTTGATTTCCCCATGGTGGGCAGACAGCCGTTTCAGGGCCCCCATGCCAATCAGTTCATCCCTTTCATACGCGCCCCAGACTGTCAGATCAGGACCAAACAATGCCGATACAGGCAAGCGATGGCAGCTTTCGGCGGGGGCGGTACTGTCACAAAAGACGGTGTGGGTATCGACCAGATGCTCAAAAGCTGGCGTCGGGGCGGGGAGAATTACGATGCGCATACTCAATCCGCCGCCGCGCGACCCTTGAGGGCAACGATGCCCTTTGGCCGGAACTGGATAAACAGGATGATGAATAGGATCATATAGGTCTGTGCCGCCAATGTGTTGGAGGGGTTGAGCCATTCGATCCCCTTTTGCAAAAAGCCGATCATCGAGGCACCAGCAAGCGTGCCCCAAACATTGCCAACCCCGCCGACAACCACGGTCATAAAACTTTGCACGATGTAATCTGCGCCCATTTCAGAGGTCACTTTGGCATAAAGCCCGATAGCCACGCCCGCGATCCCCGCAATGCCGGAGCCAAGACCGAAGGTCATCATATTGATGCGGTCGGGGTTGATGCCCATGCTGGCGGCCATACCGGGGTTCTGGGTGACCGCGCGCACCTCAAGCCCCAGTCGCGTGCGTTTGAGCACGAAAAGGATCAGCGCGAGAAACAGCAGAGCCAGAACAAATATCGCGATGCGGATATAGCTGATCTGGATTACGTCAGAAAACACCAGCGCGCCGTCCAGCCATTCAGGGGAGGTCAGCGGACGCGCCTGCGTGCCAAAGATATTCTTTGCCAACTGCTGCAAGGCAATCGAGATGCCGAAGGTGGCCAACAATGTTTCTAGCGGGCGGTGATAGAGGTGGCGGATCACCAACCGCTCCATCGCGACACCGGCCCCGAATGTGATGGCAAACGCCAGCGGCAAGGCAATGATGATCGACAGGGTGTAATCGGGCACGAACAGCTGCACCACATAGCCCGTATAAGCCCCCATCATAATAAATTCGCCATGGGCCATGTTGATCACCCCCATCACACCAAATGTGATGGCAAGGCCAATGGCCGCGAGAAAGTAGATCGAGGCAAGCGACAGACCATCAAGCGCCAGATCAACGGTCTGGGCCACCCCGACACGCGCTTCGACCGACGCGAGTGCTGCCTCTGCTGCATCTGTCACGGCGGTGTCAGGTTCATCATAAATCTCGTAGAAAGCGTAGAATGGCAGTGTGTATGCGATGGTCTGTTCTGTAACCAAAGGCGGGACCAATTCTGCCTCGGCCAGCGCGGCGTAGGCCTTGGCCCGCATGTCATCGGTGTCCAACTGTGCCAGCGGCACGCCACCCACACGGCCATTATCGATGTGCGCCTCCAAGGCGGTGCGGATCATTTGCCGAGTGGTCATCTGCGGGGCGAGACCAGCCTCTACCGCTTGGGCGTAATAGGCTAGCGGCGTATCAGTCGGGTCGATTACCCGCGCAATGTTGCCTTCTGGCAGTGTAGCTTCGGTGCTATCTGGCAGGTTGGTTGCCACCCCTGCTTTTGTGCTGAGGATTTGATTCAGCGCCGCGCGCGCCTCGACACTGGTGTCCGTCGATAGGCTGTAAATCGCCGCAATCCTCTGCTCCTGTGTATCGGCAAAGCTGGCAGACATGAAATTGGCTAACTGGATTTTGCGTGCCTTCAGGGCGGCATCCACCTCTCCTTCAATCGATGCAAGAAGCGGTGCTAGCTGGGTCGCATCCGGCCTGCGCGCGATTGAGGCAACCGCCGTCTCGCGCCGCGCCAGATCGGGATCGCTTAGCTGGAACTGGACAAGGGCCGTTCCGATCACCCGCCGCACGCCTCCGTTCGGCTTGAGCTGGGTAAAGCTGTGCTTCGGCTGTGTTGTCTCCGCCCCCGTATCAACATCGCGCAGGGCCAGATCATCGCCCTGCTCACGTGCAATAAAGAACATGCCATCTTCCTGCTGCCAGACATTCTTTTCTGACCACTGCTCAAGAAACGTCGGAACTTGCGGCAAACCGGAAGCGACCAGATCGTCCAGCACCACCCCCACCGAATTGCGCGAGGGTTTGGCAAGCTCGTCCGCATGGGTTTGCAGGATGGCTTGCAGGTCTTGAGCTTGTGAGCTGGTCACGGAAGCAAGGCAAACAGCAAGAGCCAGAAAAAGGGGGCGCATAAGGCGGGACTTTCGGAATTTAAGGATGCGCGAGGCCCATGGATACAGGCCCCGCGCGAGGTGTTTTAGTAGTTGGATGTCAGCTGGACACAGGCCTTGGTTTCAGTGTTGTACATGCCGCAACCAAGGTCCTTCCAATCAGAGGTCAGAACCTTTGACGCGGGCAGGAAGTCCGTCCATGCATCGCCCGGCACTTCCTCAGTCTGAGAGATGATGTCGAACTGGCCCTCTGCGGTGATCTCACCGATCAGGACTGGTTTGGCCAAATGGTGGTTTGGCAGCATGACAGCTGTGCCGCCTGTGAGGTTCGGGAACTCCTGACCATACATTGCCGTACGGACGGCATCCACATCGGTGGTGCCTGCCGCTTCAACCGCATTCACCCACATGTTGAAGCCGATGTAATGCGCCTCCATCGGGTCATTGGTCACACGCTCTTCGCCAGCGAAGGCTTTCCATTCCTTGATGAACTCGGCGTTTGCAGGGGTATCGGCCGACTGGAAGTAATTCCATGCCGCAAGGTGGCCAACTAGGTTGGAGGTATCCAGACCCGACAGCTCTTCTTCACCGACAGAGAACGCGACCACGGGGATATCATCAGCAGAGATATCTGCCGCGGCGAGTTCTTTATAGAAGCCGATATTCGCGTCGCCATTGATGGTGGAAATCACACCCACCTGTTTACCATCTGCGCCCAGCGCGACGACGTCCCCGACGATTGTCGCCCAGTCGGAATGACCGAAGGGCGTATAATTCACAAAGATATCTTCCTTTGCGATGCCTTTGTCTTGCAGATATTGCTCAAGAATATTGTTGGTCGTGCGGGGATACACATAGTCTGTGCCCAACAGCGCGAACTTCTCTACACCCAGTTCTTCAAGAAAGTAATCTACCGCAGGGATCGCCTGCTGGTTTGGCGCTGCACCTGTGTAGAACACGTTTTTGGAGCTTTCTTCTCCCTCGTACTGAACAGGGTAGAACAGAAGGCCGTTCAGTTCCTCGATGACCGGCAGCACGGATTTGCGCGACACAGACGTCCAGTTGCCAAAGATCACATCGACGTCCGACACCGTCAAAAGCTCACGTGCTTTTTCGGCGAACAGCGGCCAGTCAGAGGCCGGATCGACGACGACCGGTTCAATCTGGCAGCCCAGCACACCACCGGCGGCGTTCTGTTTTTCGATGAGCATCAGCATCGTATCTTTCAGGGTCGTTTCGGAGATTGCCATTGTGCCGGATAGCGAATGCAGAACGCCCACTTTGATCGGATCAGCGCATTCAGCAGCGGCAAATGATGTTGTCCCCATCAGAACAGCAAGCGAGAGAGAGGTGATTTTCAATGTCATTTTTTTATCCCTATTGTCGCCGCGCGCACTTTCAGAGGTGCCAAAAGCACTTTCCAAAAGCGTTCTGAACAGTGTAGCCAGATAGCGCAGCAGTGTTGTTGCAGTCGCGTAGAGGGAGAAGTCTTCCCGGACGCCCTTCTACGCGGCAGTTTTGCCCTTGATGGGCAGCGTCAGTTAGAACCAGCCCGAAAACCTATGCCACGATTCATCATGTTTCATCGGCCCACCAATGACATCTGCCAGAAAATTAGGCAGTTAAATTTCGCAACGCCTATCAATTAATCAGCAAATATGACGGTCAGCCGCCTGAGGGTGTCACACGATAAGGTTCAAGGCTGGCTTCGAATGCTTCAATGAATTCCTGCACCACCAAGGACGGGCGCATTAAGGTTGGCTGCAATAGCGAAAGCCGATGCGGCAGAGTCGGAGCAAATGGGCGCAACTGCACGGCATCCGACGCGATCTTTTCTGCATCCAGCTCGCTTATCACCGCGACACCGATGCCTTGCGATATCAACGCACAGGCTGCCGTGAACTGACGGATTTCTACAAGCGTGTTGAATTGGTATCCTTGTGACTTGAATAGGTCAGACAGGCTTTTGAAAAATGCGCTGTCGCGTCGGGTGTGGATGATACGTTCACCGTCCAGATCGGCAGGCGTCACGACCTTACAAGTCTCCAACCTATGTCCGGTGGGGAACACGCACACGGTGCGCACATCGATATCCTTGCTCTGCACCGCTGGATGCCCCTCAAAGCTGTCCGTGATGCCAAAATCGAACTTCTCTCCGATGATCCATTCAAGGATGCGCTCCGGTCGGTCGGGCTCAATGGTGATGCTGAGGTTGGGACGCTCTTTCAAGAATTGCGCCACCACGATCGGGAGATGGCTGGTGGCAAACCCGGGCAGGCACGTAATACGTATATGACCCGCCTTGCGCTCAGTAATGCTTTGGCTGGCCTCACCGATCTGTTCCATTAGTTCAAGGACGCGCTGGATGTCTGGTTGCAGGAACC is drawn from Sulfitobacter sp. S223 and contains these coding sequences:
- a CDS encoding GMC family oxidoreductase yields the protein MADYDYIIIGAGSAGCVLAERLSASGRHKVLVLEAGRRGRSPWIALPLGYGKTYFDPDVNWKYQSAPEEALDRRAGYWPRGKVVGGSGAINALVYARGLPHDFDDWAAAGATGWNWSAVRDTYDAMETQLGTDGSRTGSGRLHVQDVSDQIHKVNRHFFAATEELGLPRTPNINGAQSEGAAVYRINTSGGRRMHSARAFLKPALNRANVTLLTGAMVNRIVFEGRRATGVELRHKGQTVTLRAGREIILSAGAVTSPRILQLSGIGPAHRLKELGISPLLDAPHVGGNLQDHLGVNYYFRATEATLNDALRPFHGKVIAALQYALKRRGPLALSVNQCGGYFRSDTALARPDQQLYFNPVSYSTSPSDKRSVVQPDPFPGFIISFQPSRPTSRGRIDISANDPDAPPLIRPNSLATDEDRAQVIAGGQLCQRLMNTDALKKLVQSAMEPDLFRMTPDDILADFRARCGTVFHPVGTCRMGADAATSVVSPRLSVHGIDGLRVVDASVFPNITSGNTNAPTMMLAHRASDLILDDAS
- the urtE gene encoding urea ABC transporter ATP-binding subunit UrtE: MLEVQNLDLKYGQSQILFDVSMTAAMGRITTVIGNNGVGKTSLLKAIAGRHPVAGGTVSVEGRAVRLASPVDAARAGIAYVPQGREVFPMMSVLENLETGFACLPKSDHVIPEAIFALFPVLKEMKSRRGGDLSGGQQQQLAIARALITRPRVLLLDEPTEGIQPNVIQQIGDALQHLRAQGEMAIVLVEQNADFAFQQGDNFVVMERGMIKRTADKKDYSIAALKDDLAL
- the urtD gene encoding urea ABC transporter ATP-binding protein UrtD; its protein translation is MSMLLEVSGVSVSFDGFRAINNLSINFAPAELRAIIGPNGAGKTTFMDLVTGKTKADEGTVIWGERNISLLGMSESQIAREGIGRKFQKPTVFEEQTVRQNLAMALKNPRGPFAVLMHKKTAGNAARIEEVAEEIGLSDSLTRRAGELSHGQKQWLEIGMLLAQEPRLLLVDEPAAGMTVEEREKTTDILRRAAQTRAVVVVEHDMEFVRRLNCKVTVLHEGSVLAEGSLDHVTSNPRVIEVYLGRADA
- the urtC gene encoding urea ABC transporter permease subunit UrtC produces the protein MNRSFISQNPSVMYFLAALGVFTLCVAMLSEVTGIGLISTSFVKVLGKTLCLCLIAIAMDVVWGYCGILSLGHFAFFGIGGYAIGMWLMYARTESIVLDNLAAQTIPPTPQEISDAIGNQIFGVVGSAEFPLIWSFADSLFLQLAMVVLVPGLLALVFGWLAFRSRVTGVYLSILTQAMTLALSLYLFQNDSGLRGNNGLSGLQNIPGFEDTPQAAISIVFFLASAAALAAGYVFFAWVVSGKMGSVVKGIRDNEARVRFLGYHVESYKLFIFTITAVVSGIAGALYYPQAGIINPGEIAPIASIYLAVWVAIGGRGRLYGAVIGAAFVSLLSSWFTGGGAPNINLGFYTIQWTDWWLVLLGFSFVAVTLFFPKGIGGLFDYLVRKPQ
- a CDS encoding GNAT family N-acetyltransferase; translated protein: MRIVILPAPTPAFEHLVDTHTVFCDSTAPAESCHRLPVSALFGPDLTVWGAYERDELIGMGALKRLSAHHGEIKSMHTRATARGKGVARAIIQTIVTAGREEGLKTLSLETGAHPAFSAARGLYAAHGFTECDPFGDYVTDPHSIFMTMTLEADQ
- the urtB gene encoding urea ABC transporter permease subunit UrtB → MRPLFLALAVCLASVTSSQAQDLQAILQTHADELAKPSRNSVGVVLDDLVASGLPQVPTFLEQWSEKNVWQQEDGMFFIAREQGDDLALRDVDTGAETTQPKHSFTQLKPNGGVRRVIGTALVQFQLSDPDLARRETAVASIARRPDATQLAPLLASIEGEVDAALKARKIQLANFMSASFADTQEQRIAAIYSLSTDTSVEARAALNQILSTKAGVATNLPDSTEATLPEGNIARVIDPTDTPLAYYAQAVEAGLAPQMTTRQMIRTALEAHIDNGRVGGVPLAQLDTDDMRAKAYAALAEAELVPPLVTEQTIAYTLPFYAFYEIYDEPDTAVTDAAEAALASVEARVGVAQTVDLALDGLSLASIYFLAAIGLAITFGVMGVINMAHGEFIMMGAYTGYVVQLFVPDYTLSIIIALPLAFAITFGAGVAMERLVIRHLYHRPLETLLATFGISIALQQLAKNIFGTQARPLTSPEWLDGALVFSDVIQISYIRIAIFVLALLFLALILFVLKRTRLGLEVRAVTQNPGMAASMGINPDRINMMTFGLGSGIAGIAGVAIGLYAKVTSEMGADYIVQSFMTVVVGGVGNVWGTLAGASMIGFLQKGIEWLNPSNTLAAQTYMILFIILFIQFRPKGIVALKGRAAAD
- the urtA gene encoding urea ABC transporter substrate-binding protein, yielding MTLKITSLSLAVLMGTTSFAAAECADPIKVGVLHSLSGTMAISETTLKDTMLMLIEKQNAAGGVLGCQIEPVVVDPASDWPLFAEKARELLTVSDVDVIFGNWTSVSRKSVLPVIEELNGLLFYPVQYEGEESSKNVFYTGAAPNQQAIPAVDYFLEELGVEKFALLGTDYVYPRTTNNILEQYLQDKGIAKEDIFVNYTPFGHSDWATIVGDVVALGADGKQVGVISTINGDANIGFYKELAAADISADDIPVVAFSVGEEELSGLDTSNLVGHLAAWNYFQSADTPANAEFIKEWKAFAGEERVTNDPMEAHYIGFNMWVNAVEAAGTTDVDAVRTAMYGQEFPNLTGGTAVMLPNHHLAKPVLIGEITAEGQFDIISQTEEVPGDAWTDFLPASKVLTSDWKDLGCGMYNTETKACVQLTSNY
- a CDS encoding LysR substrate-binding domain-containing protein — encoded protein: MKQIPRLRQLEALMAAVRYGSVTRAAKDLGISQPATSRLLSDLAQSFGFALFDRRDGQLVPTQEVRFLQPDIQRVLELMEQIGEASQSITERKAGHIRITCLPGFATSHLPIVVAQFLKERPNLSITIEPDRPERILEWIIGEKFDFGITDSFEGHPAVQSKDIDVRTVCVFPTGHRLETCKVVTPADLDGERIIHTRRDSAFFKSLSDLFKSQGYQFNTLVEIRQFTAACALISQGIGVAVISELDAEKIASDAVQLRPFAPTLPHRLSLLQPTLMRPSLVVQEFIEAFEASLEPYRVTPSGG